The following proteins are co-located in the Pseudomonas synxantha genome:
- the lptA gene encoding lipopolysaccharide transport periplasmic protein LptA: MRLVKTLPILLGLGAALGSVSAWALPNDSQQPIHISADDAQLDDKQGVATYTGGVIITQGSMKITGNTVTLTRTQAGDIDVVTSVGNLAYFEQKQKAEDPGPMKGYGKTIQYHAQQNRIVLIDQAKVLSADGNSTEGEKIVYNTQPQVAQAGRANGNKVTAPRPRIDMVIQPKKKAE, from the coding sequence ATGAGGCTCGTTAAAACCCTCCCTATTTTGCTCGGTCTGGGCGCAGCACTGGGAAGCGTGAGCGCCTGGGCTCTGCCGAACGATAGCCAGCAACCGATCCACATCTCGGCTGACGATGCGCAGCTGGATGACAAGCAAGGTGTCGCCACCTATACCGGCGGCGTGATCATCACCCAGGGCTCGATGAAGATCACCGGTAATACGGTGACACTGACGCGTACCCAGGCCGGCGATATCGATGTCGTGACCTCAGTGGGCAACCTCGCTTACTTCGAACAGAAGCAGAAGGCAGAAGATCCAGGCCCGATGAAGGGCTACGGCAAGACCATTCAATACCATGCCCAGCAAAATCGCATTGTACTGATCGACCAGGCCAAGGTGCTGAGCGCCGACGGTAACTCGACCGAAGGCGAGAAGATCGTCTACAACACCCAGCCCCAGGTCGCCCAGGCCGGCCGCGCCAATGGCAACAAGGTCACCGCACCTCGTCCGCGTATCGACATGGTTATCCAGCCGAAGAAGAAGGCCGAGTAA
- the lptB gene encoding LPS export ABC transporter ATP-binding protein, translating into MATLKAQHLAKAYKSRQVVRDVSLSIDSGQIVGLLGPNGAGKTTCFYMIVGLVQADQGRVLIDDLDVSHQPMHGRARAGIGYLPQEASIFRKLSVADNIMAILETRKELDRDGRRKELESLLQEFHINHIRDNLGMSLSGGERRRVEIARALATAPKFILLDEPFAGVDPISVGDIKQIIHHLKAKGIGVLITDHNVRETLDICETAYIVNDGQLIAEGDAETILANELVKEVYLGHEFRL; encoded by the coding sequence ATGGCGACCCTGAAAGCCCAGCACCTGGCCAAGGCCTATAAAAGCCGCCAGGTGGTACGCGACGTCAGCCTGTCGATCGACAGCGGCCAGATCGTCGGCCTGCTCGGCCCCAACGGTGCCGGCAAGACCACCTGCTTCTATATGATCGTCGGGCTGGTCCAGGCGGACCAGGGCCGCGTATTGATCGACGACCTGGACGTCAGCCACCAGCCAATGCACGGACGTGCCCGCGCCGGTATCGGCTATCTTCCGCAAGAAGCGTCGATCTTCCGCAAACTGTCGGTGGCCGACAACATCATGGCGATCCTGGAGACCCGCAAGGAGCTCGATCGCGATGGTCGCCGCAAAGAGCTGGAAAGCCTGCTGCAGGAATTCCACATCAACCATATTCGCGACAACCTCGGCATGAGCCTGTCCGGTGGCGAGCGTCGTCGCGTGGAAATCGCCCGCGCCCTGGCGACCGCGCCCAAGTTCATCTTGCTGGATGAACCGTTTGCCGGTGTCGACCCGATCTCGGTGGGCGATATCAAGCAGATCATCCACCATCTCAAGGCCAAGGGCATTGGCGTGCTGATCACCGACCATAACGTGCGCGAGACACTCGATATCTGCGAAACGGCTTATATCGTCAACGACGGCCAACTGATTGCCGAAGGCGATGCCGAGACTATCCTGGCCAACGAGCTGGTCAAGGAAGTGTACCTGGGTCACGAGTTCCGCCTGTAG